The Candidatus Stygibacter australis genome has a window encoding:
- a CDS encoding DNA internalization-related competence protein ComEC/Rec2, which translates to MIIRSAPCTLILPVLGWVGGLVAGQFFELSAALLIAVISINIIILILSKYNNILLLLLIFWLAFFRMELADIRPAHHLDNILKPSQKVETRLTGMIKREIRKDEYSGNYLVKVLSLDEQKARGNIYLKADNSFYSGDKIQGTVVLEKPEGARNPGQPDKRSYYQLKGISGFAEAKISMTRDTDHQPDLFYRLAHAIEDRLNKRLGSAAPFALAVTLGKTSATNWDFHKNIRRAGLSHLFAVSGLHVGIIALIMYSILMTFFPYKATRIAMIIMLLIYGFLCHWTPSVSRAIIMLGLYTLCQLLERPVNLNQILLLSLLLITLIAPYHLFSPGLQLSFAATLVIINLASLIELQLFYRRLVMRNIMAGRILQTILLTTAIILFISPISLANFGTFSANGIICIIPASILFSLLLPLAFTLIILPWGWQPFAHSFKFLLYLFYKWLGISANLPFYMQNFKIEFWQTGLIYLMLLMTAVCYKNRSKIKALIFLLLIPCILLIPYIHYDNRDEFKITCIDCGQGDLSFVELPSGEKLLIDTGPNDHQRGTASTSLLPWLSQRGISELNYVIVTHAHDDHYGGLVAIFETLRVNAVVTSDQFWQDLNDIELKTAFAREKSQLITISDTTSLWLGNTRLQFLLPDSSFTANNQNNKSLVIKLSHDDFSALFTGDIEEEAENWLLTNYYDLLDSDFLKAPHHGSISSNTVDFIQAVSPKVCFIPAGKNNRFRFPHQIVVQRYDFLDDHLVIAAYDGALVLHISDTKTLCEIMLRDTTFSIDN; encoded by the coding sequence ATGATTATACGCTCAGCTCCCTGCACTCTGATACTGCCGGTACTGGGTTGGGTAGGCGGGTTGGTTGCCGGGCAGTTCTTTGAACTTTCAGCTGCTTTGCTGATTGCCGTTATCTCTATAAATATTATCATCCTTATCCTCTCAAAATATAATAATATTTTACTACTCCTATTAATTTTCTGGCTCGCTTTTTTTAGAATGGAACTGGCAGATATCAGACCTGCCCACCATCTTGACAATATTCTGAAACCAAGCCAGAAAGTAGAAACCAGATTAACAGGTATGATAAAAAGAGAAATCCGCAAAGATGAATATTCCGGTAATTACCTGGTAAAAGTCCTCAGCCTCGATGAACAAAAAGCCAGAGGCAATATCTACCTGAAAGCAGATAATTCTTTTTACTCAGGGGATAAGATACAGGGAACCGTTGTGCTGGAAAAACCAGAAGGCGCTCGAAATCCGGGACAGCCAGATAAGAGATCCTACTATCAATTGAAAGGGATCAGCGGGTTTGCTGAAGCTAAAATTTCTATGACCCGTGATACTGATCATCAGCCGGACTTGTTTTATCGATTGGCACATGCTATCGAAGACAGGCTCAATAAACGGCTGGGAAGTGCTGCCCCTTTTGCCCTGGCTGTCACTCTGGGAAAAACCTCAGCTACGAACTGGGATTTCCATAAGAATATCCGCAGAGCAGGACTTAGTCACCTCTTTGCTGTAAGCGGACTGCATGTGGGCATCATCGCCCTGATCATGTACAGCATATTAATGACCTTCTTTCCTTATAAAGCAACTCGCATCGCTATGATCATCATGCTGCTGATATATGGATTTTTGTGCCACTGGACTCCTTCCGTATCCCGCGCGATCATCATGCTGGGACTTTATACCCTGTGCCAATTGCTGGAAAGACCAGTTAATCTCAATCAAATATTGCTCCTGAGTCTTTTACTGATTACGCTTATTGCTCCATATCACCTGTTCTCCCCCGGCTTACAGCTCAGCTTTGCTGCCACACTGGTGATCATCAATCTTGCTTCGCTTATAGAGCTGCAGTTATTTTACAGACGACTGGTAATGAGGAATATAATGGCTGGCAGGATTTTACAGACAATATTACTCACTACTGCCATTATCCTGTTTATCTCACCCATCAGCCTGGCAAATTTCGGTACATTCTCTGCTAATGGTATTATCTGCATTATCCCGGCTTCCATTCTATTCAGTCTGCTTCTGCCACTCGCTTTCACACTCATCATCCTGCCCTGGGGATGGCAGCCATTTGCCCACAGCTTTAAATTCCTGCTTTACCTATTTTACAAATGGCTCGGGATTTCAGCGAATCTTCCATTCTATATGCAAAACTTCAAAATTGAGTTCTGGCAGACTGGCTTGATCTATCTTATGCTTTTGATGACAGCAGTCTGCTATAAAAACCGGAGTAAGATCAAAGCACTGATCTTTCTCTTGCTCATTCCCTGCATATTATTAATACCTTATATCCATTATGATAACAGAGATGAATTTAAGATCACCTGTATTGATTGCGGTCAGGGTGATCTAAGCTTTGTGGAACTGCCCTCCGGTGAAAAACTTCTCATAGATACCGGACCAAATGATCATCAACGGGGCACTGCCAGCACCAGTTTACTTCCCTGGCTCTCCCAAAGGGGTATTAGCGAGCTTAATTATGTAATAGTAACACATGCTCATGATGATCATTATGGCGGATTAGTGGCGATATTTGAAACTCTCAGAGTGAACGCCGTTGTCACTAGTGATCAGTTCTGGCAGGATCTTAATGATATTGAGCTGAAAACTGCCTTTGCCAGAGAAAAATCCCAGCTCATTACTATCTCTGATACCACCAGCCTCTGGCTGGGAAACACCAGATTACAATTCCTGCTCCCGGACTCATCATTTACTGCCAATAATCAGAACAATAAATCTCTGGTTATCAAGCTTTCTCACGATGATTTCTCCGCCTTATTTACCGGTGATATTGAAGAAGAAGCTGAAAACTGGCTTTTGACAAATTATTATGACCTGCTGGATAGTGATTTTTTGAAAGCTCCACATCATGGCAGTATTTCTTCTAATACAGTGGATTTCATCCAGGCAGTGAGTCCCAAAGTCTGCTTTATCCCTGCCGGAAAAAATAACAGGTTCCGCTTTCCTCATCAGATTGTAGTGCAACGCTATGATTTTCTTGATGATCATCTGGTGATAGCTGCCTATGATGGAGCCCTGGTGTTACATATTAGTGACACTAAAACGCTGTGCGAGATCATGCTCCGAGACACCACTTTCAGCATTGATAATTAG
- a CDS encoding TetM/TetW/TetO/TetS family tetracycline resistance ribosomal protection protein: MRSIRNIGIIAHVDAGKTTITEQMLYLTGELRKPGSVDNGTSVMDNLSVEKDRGITVKAAAIQFAYENALINLIDTPGHADFIGEVERSLSGLDGAIIVLSAAEGIEAQTPLLWHFLQLLKIPAIIFINKIDRMNSDVEKVIENINQELTDRIIVMQKPVLEAKPEASIESWQTDNTETICEQDDELIMKYLEGIEISDAELDNSLKKSCQAGKLYPVLMGAAKNGVGIKKLLDGIVNYLPEPEIFEKTTKFSGRIFKISFHPTLGKLCYIRVFNGNLKPRDILFNATRDVEEKVNAVFVSKTRSPQMTDELQAGEVGIVTGLKTSQTGDYLGVLPSEITPELTVSPFMVQINAENPSYYSALAEALAILNIEEPNLDFNWDKEERHLSLKVMGYIHIQILEQTIKDRFNIDAKLSDPEIIYKETPLRIAEGYDEYTMPKPCWAIVRFKIMPGARGSGVVYNSIVSVDKIAVKYQKEVRRAIHGALDQGILGWEVTDIIITLTYGEDHEIHSRPGNFAIATNIALMKALEKSKTTLLEPILSISITIAEELSGKIMSDILMMRGSYEPPVSKNGYAMIKGKVPAATSADYQIALSSISGGKSAFQTSFYGYEACDIDLGRTRSYKGVNPLDRAKYILKMRGAVTEGKI; the protein is encoded by the coding sequence ATGAGATCAATCAGGAATATTGGAATTATAGCACATGTGGATGCTGGCAAGACCACAATAACGGAACAGATGCTATATTTGACCGGTGAGTTACGCAAGCCTGGCAGTGTGGATAACGGGACGAGTGTGATGGACAATCTGAGCGTGGAGAAGGATCGCGGTATAACTGTTAAAGCAGCAGCTATTCAATTTGCATATGAGAATGCGCTTATCAATCTGATTGATACTCCCGGGCATGCTGATTTCATTGGAGAGGTGGAAAGGTCTTTATCCGGTCTGGATGGAGCGATCATAGTTCTTTCTGCTGCTGAAGGTATTGAAGCACAAACCCCCTTATTATGGCATTTCCTGCAGCTCCTCAAAATTCCTGCGATTATCTTTATCAATAAAATTGACCGCATGAATTCTGATGTGGAGAAAGTGATAGAAAATATCAATCAGGAACTTACTGACCGCATCATTGTGATGCAGAAGCCCGTGCTGGAAGCAAAACCGGAAGCAAGCATAGAGTCCTGGCAGACAGACAATACAGAAACTATCTGTGAGCAGGATGATGAGCTTATAATGAAATATCTGGAAGGGATAGAAATTTCGGATGCGGAATTAGATAACAGTTTAAAGAAATCTTGCCAGGCAGGTAAACTGTATCCGGTGCTGATGGGCGCTGCCAAAAACGGAGTGGGGATAAAAAAGCTACTTGATGGTATAGTCAACTATCTTCCAGAGCCAGAGATTTTTGAAAAAACCACTAAATTTTCCGGTAGGATATTTAAGATAAGCTTCCATCCAACTCTGGGTAAATTGTGCTATATAAGGGTATTTAATGGCAACCTGAAACCGCGTGACATTTTATTCAATGCCACTCGCGATGTTGAGGAAAAGGTGAATGCCGTATTTGTGTCCAAAACCAGGTCTCCTCAGATGACAGATGAATTGCAGGCAGGAGAAGTAGGAATTGTCACTGGATTAAAAACATCTCAGACCGGAGACTATCTGGGCGTTCTGCCGTCAGAGATTACTCCGGAGCTGACGGTTTCACCCTTTATGGTCCAGATAAATGCTGAAAACCCCAGCTATTATTCAGCTTTGGCAGAAGCACTTGCTATTCTGAACATCGAAGAGCCTAATCTTGATTTCAATTGGGATAAAGAAGAACGACATTTGAGCCTTAAGGTGATGGGTTATATCCATATCCAGATTTTGGAGCAAACTATAAAAGACAGGTTCAATATAGATGCAAAACTTTCTGATCCGGAAATAATCTATAAAGAGACACCTTTACGCATTGCTGAAGGTTATGATGAATATACCATGCCCAAACCCTGCTGGGCAATTGTGAGATTTAAAATTATGCCAGGAGCAAGGGGCAGCGGAGTTGTTTATAATTCTATAGTTTCTGTTGATAAGATCGCAGTAAAATATCAGAAAGAAGTCCGTCGCGCCATTCACGGAGCACTGGATCAGGGTATATTAGGCTGGGAAGTTACTGATATTATCATCACCCTCACCTACGGCGAAGATCATGAGATCCACAGTCGTCCCGGTAATTTTGCTATTGCCACTAATATTGCACTCATGAAAGCACTTGAAAAAAGTAAAACAACTCTTCTGGAACCGATCCTTTCTATCAGCATTACCATAGCAGAAGAACTAAGCGGAAAGATCATGAGTGATATCCTGATGATGCGGGGCAGCTATGAGCCGCCAGTAAGCAAAAACGGCTATGCAATGATCAAAGGCAAAGTCCCGGCTGCTACTTCTGCTGATTACCAGATAGCATTAAGTTCTATTTCCGGGGGTAAATCAGCGTTTCAGACGAGTTTTTATGGCTATGAGGCATGTGATATAGATTTAGGAAGAACGAGGTCCTATAAAGGAGTGAACCCTCTTGACCGGGCGAAGTATATCCTCAAGATGAGGGGAGCGGTGACGGAGGGGAAGATTTGA
- a CDS encoding OmpA family protein, translating to MMKKTTIIIFVILMVSWLLFADNNHAASYMRMGTDAKAMGMGGAVTASIDNINAAYWNPANLNLLNTYEFATTMNDLGLDRDLNYFALGQKFDFGVLALSLMSAGVNDIEGYDVNNQFTGDFDSSENNIALSYANSFKAVDAGITLKYYLSTIDEDTETGFGMDLGFGYMITKYNLRLALMLRDLYSSEIAGEAVPMQYNIGTAWMPYEYLTVVADLNGESGEDLGLALGAEYWNWIMPVYEEDSFLNNTKGGLRLGLRNGHFTAGFGIKIRWIEFNYAFINEEYDELFSDTHQFSFVFRPWDDEQRPAPEPVVIYETIVDTTYIEPEIIEEVTIVQISGNLMDEMGKPVSARMDWRIVGDEDYSESLITDADGYYEVYLEKNETYEYLVNADDYFVEKGYIDIGEGDINDFNIMLTKLDFSRFSINFDYDSAVIRPESYQTLDNVAAVLAEYGDTKIEIAGHSDDTGGEQYNKNLALYRAEAVKDYIVNKGISADNVLAVGYGYDYPIATNKTEEGRAKNRRIELKILESGSIKEGVLGCVGFATGKASINSYSEACLDMLAELLLDNPAVKIEIAAYTDNVGNENNNLTLSQKRAQAVVDYLIEKGIDPTVLQAKGYGEANPIAPNDTKEGREKNRRIEIKILEVESMKTGILENIYFESGNAILSRESYPSLNKLAAQMIANPKMKLEVCGYTDNTGNKNDNIDLSQKRAEAVVSYLISAGISEDRLIATGYGAANPIASNDTFEGRAKNRRIEVKILEQ from the coding sequence ATGATGAAAAAGACAACAATAATTATCTTTGTTATCCTGATGGTTTCCTGGTTGCTTTTTGCTGATAATAATCACGCTGCCTCTTATATGAGAATGGGTACTGATGCCAAAGCTATGGGTATGGGCGGTGCTGTTACTGCCAGTATAGATAATATCAATGCCGCTTACTGGAATCCGGCAAACTTGAATTTACTGAACACCTATGAATTTGCTACTACCATGAATGATCTCGGACTCGATCGTGACCTTAATTATTTTGCTCTCGGGCAAAAATTTGATTTTGGTGTTCTTGCCCTTAGCTTGATGAGTGCTGGTGTGAATGACATAGAAGGTTATGATGTAAATAATCAATTTACTGGTGATTTTGACAGCAGTGAAAACAACATCGCTCTCAGTTATGCTAATAGTTTTAAAGCCGTAGATGCCGGTATTACACTCAAATATTATCTCTCAACTATAGATGAAGATACTGAAACCGGTTTTGGTATGGATCTGGGATTTGGTTATATGATCACAAAATACAACCTGAGACTTGCTTTGATGCTGCGTGATCTATATTCATCTGAGATAGCTGGAGAAGCAGTGCCAATGCAGTATAATATTGGAACTGCCTGGATGCCTTATGAATATCTTACTGTTGTAGCTGATCTGAATGGTGAATCCGGTGAAGATTTAGGGCTTGCACTTGGTGCTGAATACTGGAACTGGATCATGCCTGTTTATGAAGAAGATAGTTTCCTGAATAACACTAAGGGTGGGCTCAGATTGGGTTTAAGGAACGGTCACTTCACGGCAGGATTTGGAATCAAAATACGCTGGATAGAATTTAATTACGCATTTATAAATGAGGAATATGACGAACTCTTTAGCGATACTCACCAGTTCTCATTTGTATTCCGTCCCTGGGATGATGAACAAAGACCAGCTCCGGAGCCAGTTGTTATCTATGAGACGATTGTAGATACAACTTATATTGAACCAGAGATCATAGAAGAGGTCACGATAGTTCAGATATCAGGTAACCTGATGGATGAGATGGGAAAACCTGTCTCTGCCCGGATGGATTGGAGAATTGTGGGTGATGAAGACTATTCTGAATCATTGATAACAGATGCTGACGGATATTATGAAGTCTATCTTGAAAAAAATGAAACTTATGAATATCTGGTAAATGCCGATGACTATTTCGTAGAAAAAGGCTATATAGATATTGGTGAGGGAGATATTAATGATTTCAATATCATGCTCACAAAGCTTGATTTCTCACGCTTCAGTATTAATTTTGATTATGATAGCGCCGTAATTAGACCCGAATCATATCAAACTCTTGATAATGTCGCCGCTGTATTGGCAGAATATGGTGATACAAAGATTGAGATCGCGGGACATTCTGATGATACTGGTGGTGAACAGTACAATAAAAATCTTGCTCTCTATCGTGCTGAAGCGGTTAAAGATTATATCGTGAATAAAGGTATTTCTGCGGATAATGTTCTTGCCGTAGGTTATGGATATGATTATCCAATTGCTACAAACAAAACTGAAGAAGGACGCGCTAAGAATCGTCGTATTGAGCTCAAGATACTCGAAAGTGGCTCGATCAAAGAAGGCGTCCTGGGATGTGTTGGCTTCGCAACGGGTAAAGCATCAATCAATTCTTACAGTGAAGCATGTCTTGATATGCTCGCTGAATTATTGCTTGATAATCCTGCCGTTAAGATCGAAATTGCTGCCTATACTGATAACGTCGGAAATGAAAACAATAATCTCACGCTTTCCCAGAAAAGAGCTCAGGCTGTGGTGGACTACCTGATTGAAAAGGGTATTGATCCCACTGTCTTACAGGCAAAAGGCTATGGTGAAGCTAATCCTATAGCTCCTAATGACACTAAGGAAGGTAGAGAGAAAAACCGCCGTATCGAAATTAAGATCCTGGAAGTCGAAAGTATGAAAACCGGTATCCTGGAAAATATCTACTTTGAATCTGGTAATGCCATTCTCTCCAGAGAATCTTACCCATCTCTGAACAAACTTGCTGCTCAGATGATCGCTAATCCCAAAATGAAACTCGAAGTTTGTGGTTATACTGATAATACCGGTAATAAAAATGATAATATTGACCTTTCGCAAAAACGCGCTGAAGCTGTGGTTTCATACCTCATCTCAGCTGGTATTTCCGAAGATAGACTGATCGCTACAGGATATGGCGCTGCAAATCCAATCGCTTCTAATGATACCTTTGAAGGTAGAGCTAAGAATCGAAGGATTGAGGTGAAGATCCTGGAGCAGTAA